A window of Candidatus Omnitrophota bacterium genomic DNA:
GTCCAGAACACTATCTGGCGTTTTAACAACCGCAGGCTTAAAGAGAAATACGTCAAGGCCATGCTTGGCGAGATATCCGGCCTGCATAAATTCATTTTCGTTTTCGGCGATACTGTTTATATACTGGATTTTCAGCGGGCGTTCTCCGGCAAGCTTGAAACCCATAGAATATTCACTTCCTGCCGTAAAGGTTATAAGGAATGCGATTTGCGGCTGGGCGAGACTATCTTGGAATTCAAGTTTACCCTGCATTTCAACGATCTTTACCGCCAGATAGTCGGTTTAAACAAGAGTATTTCGGTGTTTTCCCTGATTCAGGACGCGCGTCAGGCCAAAAACGATCTGGTCCCGGCTGATGCCGCGGTCCTCGGTTCGATCAAGAATATTGTGGCTTTCGGGGAGCACGCCCCGGCCAATCTTATCTCAGGCATAGAAACGTATGTGCGCGGGCATTCCCGCTCAGCGGACCATCGCAACAGCCAGCCTCTGCGGATGCGCAGGGAGTTCACTGAAGACGGCTACACGGTACGCTTGACTTTGGAAGAATTTGAGGATTTGTTATCTTCGCCGCCAATGCTGGAAGGGTCCATAAATGAATTGGAAGAGTTTCGAAGGTTTCAAAAGAAAAGAAGGTCATATAATGATACTCCGGCAGTCTCCGCCGGAGATGTCCTGAATGTCATACGCCCTATTTTCGCCGACCTTAAGAATGCAGTGCCGCTGGAGAGGTTCGATGTTTACATCAGTATCAGTAACCCTGGGGTGGTCATTCCGGCCAGCCGTGACGGTGGTAAACATGTTAATAGCAAAACCCGTTTTGTGCTGCCTTCAATCATACTGGAATCCCCCCTCAAGAGCCCCAGGGGTTTACGTATCGGTGTTTATCCCGCGTATTATCGGGGATTAGATGAAACTGACCTGGATATACTTTTCAACGGGAAAAAAGTTTTTGACCGGATATTCATAGTCGCGGCAGGGGAAGCCTGGGATACGGATAATTCTGCGCTGCAAAACAGGCTCAACCGCATATATCTATCAGTCAAACATATCCCCGGAGTATTTGCGGTAGGTATGGCCGGGAGATGTTTCCTGCCGGAGGCCGCACGAAAATTCGGGGCTCAGGCCGTTATGCGCAGATTAAGCCGCGCTCCTCCTGTTGGCGGGGCATCTTCAGAAGTGGATATGGAGACAGATGCCCTTTATTATAAGAATTACGGTTTGGATACGGTGTATCTTTTCCATACAGAAGAAACCCGCAGTAAACCAGCTTCCCGCAGATCGTTCTTTCCTTTAACCTTGGATGGATTAATAAACGCTTTGGCCGCGGCAGAAAAAACAGCCAATAACGCTGCCCCGATAATAGGATCGTTAATGTTGGGCGCGGATACGGTATTATTCCCGGGGAGCTTCGATATTCTAACCAATGGGCATATAGAGATAATCTCAAGGTTAGGCCGGATATTCAATAAGGTATATGTAGGGGTCGGTAATAATCCCGACAAGGAGTACATTTTTGCGGCGAACGAACGGGTCCGGTTGATACAAGAAGCCGTTAAGCAGAAAAAACTGAAAAATGTGAAAGTGTATTCATATGGCGGGCTGACCGTGGATTTCGCGCAGTCAAAAGGCATCATGGTAATGGCCAGGGGACTTAGGGATAATCAGGACCTGATTGATGAAGTCCGGCTTGCATCTAATAACGCGAAGCTAAATCCTGATATTCAGACTATTTTTCTTGCCGGGTTTGAATATCCGAAAGTAAGTTCATCTAAAGTAAAAGAACTTGCCGGAGATGACAGTGCCCTTAGCCGGTTGGTTCCGGATAACGTAAAGAAAGAGGTGCAAAGAAAGAGCAGGATCAATGACAGGGGCCGTTGTGACGGAGGGAATGATATCCATGACCCCGCTGATTATGGGCTTGGTTACGAGGTGGGGAGCGTGCATTTGGTCGATAAGCGGAATAATTACATAATCGGGGAAGCCGTTGTCGATTGGAAAAATACAGAAATGACCATAAGAAGATTATTCGTGTATAACCGCGGGGAAGGGTTCGGCACGATCTTTTATTCCAAATTGGAAGCTGATGCTATAAAGGATGGGTTTACGGATATGTTCGTTGAGCCCAGGAAAAATGAAGCGACAGGATTGCCTTATGAAAAAGTGGCCAAATTCTGGGAGAAAATGGGGTTTGATGGTTATTTCATTATGCATAAGAATATAGGCAGTAAGGCTGCCCCAAAAGACGGTGGGATGGAGAGGTT
This region includes:
- the coaD gene encoding pantetheine-phosphate adenylyltransferase, which translates into the protein RIPHADMGVFVAKLDELLEEGIAGLAPAGKKSRIALISEVQNTIWRFNNRRLKEKYVKAMLGEISGLHKFIFVFGDTVYILDFQRAFSGKLETHRIFTSCRKGYKECDLRLGETILEFKFTLHFNDLYRQIVGLNKSISVFSLIQDARQAKNDLVPADAAVLGSIKNIVAFGEHAPANLISGIETYVRGHSRSADHRNSQPLRMRREFTEDGYTVRLTLEEFEDLLSSPPMLEGSINELEEFRRFQKKRRSYNDTPAVSAGDVLNVIRPIFADLKNAVPLERFDVYISISNPGVVIPASRDGGKHVNSKTRFVLPSIILESPLKSPRGLRIGVYPAYYRGLDETDLDILFNGKKVFDRIFIVAAGEAWDTDNSALQNRLNRIYLSVKHIPGVFAVGMAGRCFLPEAARKFGAQAVMRRLSRAPPVGGASSEVDMETDALYYKNYGLDTVYLFHTEETRSKPASRRSFFPLTLDGLINALAAAEKTANNAAPIIGSLMLGADTVLFPGSFDILTNGHIEIISRLGRIFNKVYVGVGNNPDKEYIFAANERVRLIQEAVKQKKLKNVKVYSYGGLTVDFAQSKGIMVMARGLRDNQDLIDEVRLASNNAKLNPDIQTIFLAGFEYPKVSSSKVKELAGDDSALSRLVPDNVKKEVQRKSRINDRGRCDGGNDIHDPADYGLGYEVGSVHLVDKRNNYIIGEAVVDWKNTEMTIRRLFVYNRGEGFGTIFYSKLEADAIKDGFTDMFVEPRKNEATGLPYEKVAKFWEKMGFDGYFIMHKNIGSKAAPKDGGMERLIELDNSRAAELAQMLRQEKMLKTQVDGDIFVFEYLYQRADCFRYRIAVSYFKSMGGFIDSKLIKVKDTVIAVSHTAFQPSPWKSTWKEEILLDSSKESWVVDDSAMYGFKGVGRTILALAMRISYMENAEWFYIREPNDEILGLLDKLGFEPVESPETLGMLSEEMVYGFRLGQEVYPSIKISRLPVRSGWGLDTPFSSDGGRDRIREYASGNPSQQQIIAELESLVNARNDDPDPLKHILYVEQGLLRLLYSSGLFTGRTIINIPAGLDILPAEFAPTYNLTYYAGAKLNMARDMAEDYLSGFGRYRDNLIYRDCDVRYINTYKHLGISGKKLLLSKGLSSFVQPFNRSDYIAGLDKEFLLSGDRILIMDQEDRLCFEGLFLDEGFYPVGDLFSGDIQERLDNLLRKINDSEITAWPYAGRNSLLIPTALVVLEKPAFKDGGVKRIYLLVHPLYSYELMLESEITEIFNGWKSFLELAGNDPDSIVVYIQENNECLYNQPLSECVDDLVNNLRKRVFYNSFPCDFELNMDKERELSIYACGDIFEGCLVELTEKLAWKLGLPKITAYLVYDMSIGYLGNAFPGIIRHEKRLSAEMKARDYGLRIISYSDLAKEIGRVTEKGPAGDQGKDGGKLYKVYSALPFLFLALLPNAASAFVYFVFEDVFGPLALFPVLAVFLTLSLVYPFVILAISSVVAVIFGIGHSKLPGIFPGP